The nucleotide sequence CAGAAAGCATCGCACTCTCGGAAGAGTGTGTGCCTGCTTAAAAGAAGGTTAAGCTCAGGGGAATAGGTTGTGGAGGTGATGAGAGGAGCCATGGAGCCGTTGAggttgctgctgctactgctgctgatgCTCTGCTGCAGCAgcactgcggtggtggcggcggtggccAAGAAGCGGACTTATATAGTTCATATGGCCAAGTCGCAGATGCCGCCCGCGTTCGCGGAGCACCGTCACTGGTACGACGCCTCCCTGCGGTCCGTCTCCGACGCGGCCGAGATCATCTACGCCTATGACACCGCTGCCCACGGCTTCTCCGCGCGGCTCTCCCCGGCGGAGGCCCGCGCCCTGGAGCACCGTCCGGGCGTGCTGGGCGTGGTCCTCGAGGAGCGCTACGAGCTCCATACGACGCGCACACCGGAGTTCCTCGGCCTCGACCGCAGCGAGGGGCTCATCCCCCAGTCGAACACTGAGAGCGACGTCGTCGTCGGGGTGCTCGACACAGGCGTGTGGCCCGAGCGCAAGAGCTACGACGACGCTGGGCTCGGGCCCGTCCCCGCGAGCTGGAAGGGCGTGTGCGAGGAGGGGAAGGACTTCAAGGCCGCGGACGCCTGCAACCGGAAGCTGGTCGGCGCGCGGTTCTTCTCCAAGGGGTACGAGGCGAGCATGGGCCCTATCGATGAGACCAAGGAGTCGAGGTCTCCCCGAGATAACGATGGCCACGGCACTCAcacctcctccaccgccgccggcTCTGTTGTGCCAGACGCCAACCTTCTCGGCTACGCTGCGGGCACCGCCCGCGGCATGTCCACCCGCGCGCGCGTCGCCGTGTACAAGGTCTGCTGGCTTGGCGGTTGCTTCAGCTCCGACATCCTCGCCGCCATGGACAAGGCCATCGAGGACGGCTGCGGCGTCCTGTCCCTGTCCCTGGGCGGTGGGATGTCAGACTACTACCGCGATAGCGTCGCGATCGGGGCCTTCAACGCCATGGCGAAGGGGGTTGTGGTGTCCTGCTCCGCGGGCAATGCCGGGCCAGGGACGTCCACCCTCTCCAACGTCGCGCCGTGGATCACCACCGTCGGGGCCGGCACGATCGACCGCGACTTCCCGGCCTACGTCGTGCTCGGCGACGGCAAAAACTACACCGGCGTCTCGCTCTACAGCGGAAAGCCCCTCCCTTCCTCCTCGCTCCCCTTGATCTACGCTGGTAACGCCACCAACGCCACCAACGGAAACCTCTGCATGGTGGGGACCCTCTTGCCGGACAAGGTATCTGGAAAGATCGTCCTTTGCGATCGCGGCATCAACGCCCGCGTTCAGAAAGGCTTCGTCGTGCGCGACGCTGGGGGGGCAGGCATGATCCTAGCCAACACCGCTGCTAACGGGGAGGAGCTCGTCGCAGACGCCCACCTCCTCCCGGCCACCGCTGTCGGGGAAAAGGCAGGGGACGCCATCAAGTCCTACCTTTTCTCCGATCCGAACCCCAAGGCGACAGTCGCCTTCGGTGGAACGAAGGTCGGGGTCATGCCGTCACCAGTGGTGGCGGCGTTCTCCTCCCGCGGTCCGAACGCCGTCACGCCGGACATCCTGAAGCCGGATCTCGTCGCCCCAGGGGTGAACATCCTCGCCGCCTGGtcggggtcagttgggcccacaGGGCAGGCGGCGGACCCGCGGCGGACGGAGTTCAACATCATCTCCGGCACGTCCATGTCGTGCCCCCATGTAAGCGGCCTGGCGGCGTTCCTCAGGGGGGCGCACCCGGACTGGAGCCCCGGCGCCATCAAGTCTGCCCTCATGACCACCGCCTACGCTGATTACCCTGGCGGCGGCGGCATCCTCGACGTGGCCACCGGCCGGCCGGCCACGCCCTTCGACTTCGGCGCCGGCCACGTGGATCCACCCAAGGCTCTGGACCCCGGCCTCGTCTACGACCTCACCGTTGACGACTACCTCGACTTCCTCTGCGCCCTGAACTACACGACCCTCCAGATCGCGAGCGTCTCCAGGCGATCCAACTTCAACTGCGACAACAAGAAGGCCTACGCGGTGTCGGACCTCAACTACCCCTCCTTCGCGGTGGCGTTCGCGACGGCGAGCGGCGCGGGCGGCGGAGGTTCGGCCGCGACGACGGTGAAGCACACCAGGACGCTGACCAACGTCGGGGCGCCGGGCACA is from Musa acuminata AAA Group cultivar baxijiao chromosome BXJ1-6, Cavendish_Baxijiao_AAA, whole genome shotgun sequence and encodes:
- the LOC135677306 gene encoding subtilisin-like protease SBT1.7, coding for MRGAMEPLRLLLLLLLMLCCSSTAVVAAVAKKRTYIVHMAKSQMPPAFAEHRHWYDASLRSVSDAAEIIYAYDTAAHGFSARLSPAEARALEHRPGVLGVVLEERYELHTTRTPEFLGLDRSEGLIPQSNTESDVVVGVLDTGVWPERKSYDDAGLGPVPASWKGVCEEGKDFKAADACNRKLVGARFFSKGYEASMGPIDETKESRSPRDNDGHGTHTSSTAAGSVVPDANLLGYAAGTARGMSTRARVAVYKVCWLGGCFSSDILAAMDKAIEDGCGVLSLSLGGGMSDYYRDSVAIGAFNAMAKGVVVSCSAGNAGPGTSTLSNVAPWITTVGAGTIDRDFPAYVVLGDGKNYTGVSLYSGKPLPSSSLPLIYAGNATNATNGNLCMVGTLLPDKVSGKIVLCDRGINARVQKGFVVRDAGGAGMILANTAANGEELVADAHLLPATAVGEKAGDAIKSYLFSDPNPKATVAFGGTKVGVMPSPVVAAFSSRGPNAVTPDILKPDLVAPGVNILAAWSGSVGPTGQAADPRRTEFNIISGTSMSCPHVSGLAAFLRGAHPDWSPGAIKSALMTTAYADYPGGGGILDVATGRPATPFDFGAGHVDPPKALDPGLVYDLTVDDYLDFLCALNYTTLQIASVSRRSNFNCDNKKAYAVSDLNYPSFAVAFATASGAGGGGSAATTVKHTRTLTNVGAPGTYKATVSAPQEAKVTVDPSELSFAAAGEKKSYTVAFSAASQPSGTATFGRLEWSDGKHVVASPLSFTWT